From Nocardioides faecalis:
TGATCTCCCAGCTCGGCGGCAACCACTACACCTGGTTCGTGCCCGGGATGCTCGTCCAGCTCGGCATCTTCGGTGCCTTCTTCGCCGGCTTCTCCCTCATCGGGGAGTGGCGCGAGGGCGTGATCGAGGCGGAGCGGGTCACCCCCGCGCACCGCTCGGCACTGCTCGTGGGCCGGCTCGGCCGGGACCTGCTACAGCTGCTGGTGCAGGCGGTCATCCTGGTGGCGCTGGGCACCGCCATGGGCATGGAGGCCTCCCCCGGCGGGATCGTGGTCGGCGTGCTGCTGACGTTGTTCCTCGGGGGCGGCTGTGCCGCGGCCTCCAACGCGCTGGCGCTGATGACCAAGTCCGAGGACGTGATGGCGCCGATGATCAACGTCGTGATGATGCCGGTGCTGCTGCTGAGCGGGATCCTGCTGCCGATGAGCTTCGGGGCCGGGTGGCTGGAGCGGCTCAGCGACTTCATGCCGATCCGGCACATCGTGGACGCGGTGCGCGACGCGTTCTTCGGCGACTTCTCCGTCGCCATGCTGTGGGGCGTGGGGTGGACCGCGGTGCTGTTCGGTGCGGCGGTGTGGTGGGGCACCGCGGTGTTCCAGAAGGAGAACGCCTGACGGCTCGCTCTCTCCCTGTACGTCGGGAGGGTCTGCCCGTCGATCAGGCCGTCGAGAGCACCACGCGCAACGCCCGCACCAGCACCTCGTTGTCCGCCCGGTCGCGGACGGCGACGCGCAGGTGCGGGCCGAGGCCCCCGAAGCCCGGCTTGCCCGCGCAGTCCTTGACCAGCACGCGGTGCTCGCGGAGCAGCCGGGAGGCGACGTCCGTGCCGCTGGCGCCCGTCGTCACCTCGCACAGCAGGTAGTTGGCCTGGGAGGGCAGCACGCGCAGCCCGTCGGTCGCCGTGAGCTCGGCGGTGAGGTGGTCGCGCTCGGCGCGCAGCTGCTCGCACGCCTCGACGTACTCGGCCTGGTGGTGGCCGATGACCTGCAGGAAGTACTCCCCGACGGAGTTGACGTTCCACACCGACAGCCGCCGCGCGACTCGGGCCAGGAGCTTGGCGTCGCGGGTGGCCAGGACGCCCAGCCGGGCGCCCGGGACGCCGTAGCTCTTGCTGATGCTCTTGACCACGACGGCCGCCGGGTGGGCGTCGAGGACGTCCTGGGTGAGCAGGCTGGTGGCGTGCGCCGGGTCGGCGAAGTCGACGAAGGACTCGTCCAGGAGCACCCGCTTGCCGGAGCGTTCGGCTCGGTCCAGCAGGGTGAGGACCTCCTCGGTGCGCAGGCACCGGCCCGAGGGGTTGTCGGGGTTGACCAGCACCAGCAGGTCGACCCGCTCCAGCAGGCGCAGGTAGTGGGCCAGGTCGGTCTCGAAGCCCCCGCCGGGGCCGCGGGCGGTGATCACCTCGGCGTGCGGGAAGCGCTTGACGTACTCCTCGAAGGTCGGGACCGTCACGCCGACGGTGCGGGCCTCGACCTCCTCGCCGAGGGCGACGATGAGCTCGGCGGCGCCGTTGCCGACCAGGAAGCAGTCGGGCTCGCCGCCGAACATCTTGGCGCCGAGGTGGCTCTGCACCGCCGAGCCGGAGGGGTACTCGGTCAGCAGGGTCTCGAAGGAGCGGGCGAGCTCCTGGCGCAGCGCCGGCGTCGGGAAGTAGGGGTTGACCAGGTAGCAGTAGTCCAGGAGGCCGGGGAAGCGCCAGAACCCGCCGTGCCGGCGCAGGTAGTGGTCGTAGCGCACCTCGGTCGGGGCGAAGAGCGTCTCGGCGATCTGGTGGTCCTGGACGTCGTCGATCTCGTACCAGGCCTCACCCTCGAGCGGCATGCCGACGAGCCCGTGGTGGTCCAGGCCGGCGATCACCCGCAGCACCTGCTCGTAGTAGTCGTTCGGTCCCACCGAACGCACGTAGGCCTCCAGGAACGGCAGGTAGCTGTCCTTGATGAACTGCTGGGAGAGCTTGTAGATGTTGACGGTCTTGAAGTACTGCCCCATCGCGGAGCCGTCGACCAGACGCTTGGGGACGAACGCCTCGATCACGTCGTCGCGGCCGAGGGTGACCATCGTGCCGTCCATCCAGGGCTGGTACGCCGCCACCGCGGCGACGTCGGGCGCGGGGTGCGCGAGCAGCCGCTCGATGATCCGCGGCTCGAAGATCAGGTCGCTCTCCAGCAGGAGGGTGTCGTCGGTGGCGAACTCGCCCGCGGCGAGGTAGAGGGAGTGGATGTTGTTGGTCGTCGCGTGGTCGACGTTCTCGACGTACGTCACCGGGACGCCGCGGTAGGCGGAGCCGACCGCGTCGCGGACGCCCTGGCCGTGGTGGCCGACCACGATCACGACGCGCTCGATGCCGTGCTCCACCAACGCGTCCAGGCTGCGCTCGAGCAGCGTGCGTCCGTGCACCTCGACCATGCACTTGGTGCGGTCCCTGGTCAGCCGCCCCAGGCGCCGTCCGACCCCTGCGGCCAGGATGAGTGCCTGCACGTGCGACCTCGTCTCCCCCGGGCCTCTCCCCCGGCCGCTCCCGGCCGTGCCCTCCGCGCAAGTGAAGGCGAAGCAGGGCGGGCGAGGCGCCCGCCGCCGGGCAATAACCCGCAATTTGGTGACTCGTGAGCCGCCCCCGCCGGGTTCGCTGGGGTCTCGGATCGGCCCGACCCAGCACGGAGGTGTGAGGACCATGCCCGTCGCCCCGCCCGAAGCGGGACGCCAGCTCACCGAGCTGTGGACGTTCTTCGCCGTCGACCCCGTCGGCGTGCCGCTGGCGCGGAGGCTGGCGCGGGTCCCGTGGGTCACCCCGAACCGGCTCACCGCGCTCGCGCTGCTGCTCGGCGTCACCGCCGCCGTCCTCCTGGGGACCGGCCACCCGCGCGGGGCCGGGGCTCTCTTCCTGCTGCGCTACTTCGTGGACTGTCTCGACGGGACCGTCGCCCGGATGCAGGGGACCTGCTCCACGCGCGGGGCGTTCGCGGACCTCGGCGCCGACATCATCGGCGTCACGGCCGGGTACGCCGCCCTCGGCTGGTACGTCGTGGAGCGTGGCGACCTCGCCGCCACCTGGGCCTTCGCGCTCCTCGGCGCGCTCGGGCTCTACAACTGGCTGCTGGGCCACCGCAAGCGGCTGGCCGCGGAGGCCGGGCTGGGCAGCGGCGGCTCGGCGCACCGGTGGCGTCGCTCGCGCGGCCCGGTGGGCCGGTGGGTCGCCTTCTGCGACGCCCGCGGGGTCTCCGCGGTCCCGTGGGCGGTGGAGATGGAGATCGCCACCCTCGGCCTGGCTCCGCTGCTGCTGCCCGCGAGCCTGCTCCCGGCGGCGCTGCTGACCGCACTGGCCTTCTACGTCGTCGCCGACCTGCTCAACGCCCGTCGGGTCTGGCGGGTGGCCGCCCACCTCGACGCGGCGGCCTGACGGCTCGGGCGCGCTCTGCGCGACACCTCTGCGCGGCGCCGCCGGTCAGCCGAGCGACTCCAGCAGGGCGTCGATGTCGAAGACCTCGTCGGCGGCCGGCGCGGTGATGTCCACGTCGCGGTCGAACTCGGAGAACTCGAAGAAGTCCACGTCGCTCTCCTCCACCTTGAGCAGGTAGTGCGGCTCCGCGACGCGGATGTGCAGCACCTCGCGGTCCGCGCCCTCGGTCTGCTCGACCTCCGCGACCTCCTCGCCATCGACCTCGCCGGTGCCGAGCAGCACTGCCGTGGCGTCCTCCCGGCCGTCACGCTCCAGGAACTCGTC
This genomic window contains:
- a CDS encoding ABC transporter permease — encoded protein: MTLFVRESWIVFNRQLRMNLRNPAWVIIGMLQPVLYLLLFGPLLKPVISQLGGNHYTWFVPGMLVQLGIFGAFFAGFSLIGEWREGVIEAERVTPAHRSALLVGRLGRDLLQLLVQAVILVALGTAMGMEASPGGIVVGVLLTLFLGGGCAAASNALALMTKSEDVMAPMINVVMMPVLLLSGILLPMSFGAGWLERLSDFMPIRHIVDAVRDAFFGDFSVAMLWGVGWTAVLFGAAVWWGTAVFQKENA
- a CDS encoding aminotransferase class I/II-fold pyridoxal phosphate-dependent enzyme — its product is MQALILAAGVGRRLGRLTRDRTKCMVEVHGRTLLERSLDALVEHGIERVVIVVGHHGQGVRDAVGSAYRGVPVTYVENVDHATTNNIHSLYLAAGEFATDDTLLLESDLIFEPRIIERLLAHPAPDVAAVAAYQPWMDGTMVTLGRDDVIEAFVPKRLVDGSAMGQYFKTVNIYKLSQQFIKDSYLPFLEAYVRSVGPNDYYEQVLRVIAGLDHHGLVGMPLEGEAWYEIDDVQDHQIAETLFAPTEVRYDHYLRRHGGFWRFPGLLDYCYLVNPYFPTPALRQELARSFETLLTEYPSGSAVQSHLGAKMFGGEPDCFLVGNGAAELIVALGEEVEARTVGVTVPTFEEYVKRFPHAEVITARGPGGGFETDLAHYLRLLERVDLLVLVNPDNPSGRCLRTEEVLTLLDRAERSGKRVLLDESFVDFADPAHATSLLTQDVLDAHPAAVVVKSISKSYGVPGARLGVLATRDAKLLARVARRLSVWNVNSVGEYFLQVIGHHQAEYVEACEQLRAERDHLTAELTATDGLRVLPSQANYLLCEVTTGASGTDVASRLLREHRVLVKDCAGKPGFGGLGPHLRVAVRDRADNEVLVRALRVVLSTA
- a CDS encoding CDP-alcohol phosphatidyltransferase family protein; this translates as MPVAPPEAGRQLTELWTFFAVDPVGVPLARRLARVPWVTPNRLTALALLLGVTAAVLLGTGHPRGAGALFLLRYFVDCLDGTVARMQGTCSTRGAFADLGADIIGVTAGYAALGWYVVERGDLAATWAFALLGALGLYNWLLGHRKRLAAEAGLGSGGSAHRWRRSRGPVGRWVAFCDARGVSAVPWAVEMEIATLGLAPLLLPASLLPAALLTALAFYVVADLLNARRVWRVAAHLDAAA